DNA from Tripterygium wilfordii isolate XIE 37 chromosome 4, ASM1340144v1, whole genome shotgun sequence:
acaagcacaaccctttgatcaatgtatgtcttcaaatcttgaccattcaaactctctttaattctcaaccatggatgtagattgtactatgccatcttgtcccttcattttgaatcaaagacttcaaaagtgatctcttagtcaaggatcttgtttgattgcaccaacctaactttcttggtagcacatgtcttgagtgaaaatgtcaaggatcttgtttgattgcaccaatcctaactttcttggtagcacatgtcttgagtgaaaatgtcaaggatcttgtttgattgcaccaattctaactttcttggtagcacatgtcttgagtgaaaatgtcaaacaagaatatatcactaatgatagagaggacaaggtttgtcccacacatttgaaaagagttgtatctccatgaagaccacaaccaatagcctcaatgtttgattcattcaacttgattaagtgccttagtggaaagttggcaaatataggatttttcatagtttcctagagctccaagctcattcttagaaacaagacttcgaccactcttgaacatactgaattctgagccatatgagaccacaatgatgattaacctacaaggaaataggagatagaactccccaattgcatgtaagctcaaagagcttcatatagagcgcataggttaattatattagaaaaacaacccagaaaatttatattactgcatgataaatcattttatatgtattataatgtccatgtaaaatttcataacaatcggaaatcgtttggtcactcaaccaagcaattagatcactaatagtgaaaccgataaattctaagtgtaaattcaaagtcattttgcaaactcagtgtaaatgaccttttctcttgaactttactaaatcaaatatgttcatagtgatgaaactaagatgcacacgaaatttcatttaaatcggagttcatttggttcaccacgttcacaaagaacacatatgcacaaaattaggtaaaacctagttttggcggaatttaagcatatgaccaaatatatatgtgatgcatttaatttctcatgattatagtcctagaacatatattaaaccttcatgtgcatgtggttcaagtttcaagtcatttggacctaagttggttaagatatgataattggaaaattgatgctctaacttagtccatgtatgtttgttttcaaaacttaatttccagcactatctcaaaaatatatagtcatttaaattcaattcatataaatcaaatattgctttaatgtttcattatcatttataaatgatttaatatcatcaaaattagacatataggaccataggtccaacagtgCCAACTGCATAAACCATGAAATGTGTTTGGCATCACTTCATTTATTGCCTTAGCCATTGCAGCATCTTGATCTGTAAAAATTGTTTGAGGCATTTTTTCCTTGTGTGCAGCTAAAAATGTCTTAAAAAGCCACTTAAATGATGCTATTGTTTCATCATATAGAAGTGCAGCCCCAAAAACTATAATACCTCTATGGTGATTAAAACCAGTAAAAACAGCTAGAGGTCTCAAGGCTTTGTTAGTACCATAGGTTGTATCAAAAATAATCACATCACCGAAGTAAATGTAATCAATAAGCATTCTAGAATCTGCCCAAAATATATTCGTAATTTGTTCCTCATTATCTAACTGAACAGCATAGTTAAAAGAAGGGTTTTTAATAGTCTCATCCTGAAAATACCTGAGAATAGAGCCAGCTTCACCATACTCCATatccttttccctttttgttcTGAGGTAGTATTTTTGATCATCTTTGGTGAAGCCAAGGTTGCTTCTCCCACCAGCTTGTCTACTCATCAACTCATGTGCCTTCTTAAGCTTAATGCCAGCACTACATGCCAAATCTATCTCAAAACCTTGCACCTCAGAGATGTTTCTTTGTGACCTCATCATATATGTGGTGTTTGCTAGATGTAGGAGATGGTTATGGTCAGCCACAAATTCATAAACCCTATACTTTCCACTATCCTGCACCAATGAAAGAGACAATTTCACAGGACAATTGGTTCTTGTCTCATCTCTATGACTATCGGGACTGAGTTGACGTTGGTCTACTCTCCGCACACCCTCTTTTGAGCACACAAAACCCCTCGTAGTAACCCGTCcatcttttttacttttattcaCAAACGCTTTTCTAACAGAGAATCCCATATGTTTGCCATAATCAATCCAATAATTCCAAGCCTCGTCGAGTGTGTTAAATTCCAAACCAATTTCAGGAGTCAAATTGCCTTTATCAGAGATCACATTCATATTCAATACCTATAAAaacaatgccaaaaaaaaacaatgaactcTGAAAAAGACCAAACAGAGATCACATTCATAATAACAATAACACAGcaaatttttcttcaaaataactAGCCCATAAAGGATATTTTGAAATTCTCTTATGCAATAACTGTTGCgagaacaattttttttgggcTTTCGTTTCCTTTCCTTCGCCCACCCTCCTCCCCCACAAAGGTAGATACAAGATGCACAAATACTAATTTCGGCACATTTGAAGCAATAACACATTAGAAAGGACGAGAGTAAATCCATTGTACTTTGTGAATGTTATTCCAtctaattatcaaaaaaaaagataaaggagAAACATACTCAGATATAGGAGGGAGAGGGCACAAAGTGATCTGAAGCCAACAGAGTATCCTCCAGCAAAGGATTTCATGGAAATTTTGTGGAACGGGACGAGAGAAAACCTATCTACGTTTTGGGTCTCAAATTTGGACAAATGTTTTGCGTGGGAAAAATCCCTCttatttttcatgaattttgGAAATATTGAGGCCACGTGTCTTATGTGCTATCTTTGGATTAGATGGACGGTGGAGATGAGGGCAATTTGAGAGTCTCAAATTTGGACGAATTTGAGAGCCCCCAAATCCCAAGGATACTCTCAAGTAGAAGGACATGACTATGAGGACATATACAACTCATTAGTCAAACCAACCACGATCAGACTTGTTCTTGCCATTGTtgtgtcatcaaagtggaatttGAGGCAATTAGATGTGAAAAATGCCTTTCTTCATGGATACCTCAAAGAAATAGTCTACATGGAATAACCACCTGGGTTTAAGGATGAAAAACTTTCGTCACATGTGTGCAAGTTAAAACGTTCTCTCTATGGACTAAAATAAGCGCCAAGAGCATGGTTTGATAGATTATCTCAATTTTTATTACATCTTGGATTTTGCTGTAGCAAGCTAGTCTGATTCATCTTTATTCATTTGTCATAAACATAACACTACTACACTAATGTTGATATATGTCGATAATGTAGTGATTACAGGAAATAACCAAACATATATTGAGGAGCTCGTCCAACAACTAGGTTTAGAGTTTGCACTAAAAGACTTGGGAAAGCTTCACTATTTTCTAGGCTTGGAAGCTCGCTACTTTGACAAAGGAATCTCCATCTCCCAAACAAAATATACAAAGGATCTCCTTCAAAGAGCAGGACTGCTAGAGAGCTCTCACTTCAACACTCCTATGGCTCTAAAATCTAAACCAACACCACAAGACAATAAAGCAACAAGAGCAACCGAATATAGAACTCTTATTGGAGCACTTCAATACCTCACATATACTAGGCCAGACATAGTCCAAGCAGTGAACAAAGTGTGTCAACATATGCAAACACCAAATGAAGGAGACATGAGAGCAGTCAAAAGAATCTTACGCTACCTCAATAGGACTCTACACTATGGTATAACTTTTTTAGCACAAAGTACTCACAAGTTGAATGCATTTTGCGATGCAGATTAGGGAGGATGTCAAGAAACAAGACGAAGCACATCTGTCATGTATATTTTCGGGAGCTAATTGCATCTCATGGacatccaagaaacaacctacAGTCTCTAGATCAAGCTCCGAAGTAGAATATCACTCCATGGCATCAACCACGACAGAACTCACTTGGATCACCTTTCTCCTTCGTGACATTGGAATCAAATTGGAGCAACCCCCAAATTATTTTGTGACAACCTACGTGCTCTACATATGTTCGTGAACCCAATATTCCATGCTCGCACAAAACACATCGAGATGGACTACCACTTTGTTAGAGAAAAAGTAGCAGTTGGGTAACTAATCACAAGGTTTGTTCCTTCCACACATCAACTAGATGATATCTTCACAAAGCCTCTTCCCAAGCTACCTCTCAAAAATTTTCGAGACAAGCTTGGAGTACACTCACTTGCTACTTCCAGCTTGAGGAAGGGTGAAAAGGACAAAAATAATATTCAGCAACAATCAAGCACAAGTCAACTTCcaataaaggaaagaaaagattgTTTTCTTAACAATCTCGCTGATTTGGTGGCTATTTCCAACTATATCACACAATCAAGGTTAAAGCTATTCAACTCATGATTTCATGGCATTTGACCGTTGTTCATTATTAGGCCATATTATATTATACTCATCATTTTAGGTATATGACCATTGCTTATTATTAGGCATATTAGTTTCCTATTTTTGGTGATTTGATTTCCTAGTATTAAGGAAAGCAAATGGCTCTCTTACAATTGTTAGGGtttcttgtgtatatatataggttccTTGTAATGATTTAAGTAAGGAATGAAATCATAAGTTTATTTCCTATATTGGGTAGCCTATCTAACTCAAAAGCTTAAGCCAATGAGTTGGGCCTCCCTCAtgccttataaaccacacacTTTCTTTCAGTTTTTCTAATGTGAGACTTTGTGTGGGTTCCAATACTCCCCTCACACACAAGTCACTTAAATCCTATCCCACTTATTACATCGAACTCATGCTCAGAACTACTCATCCACTTGTCACGTCTTTGCGTGCTCAGAAGTGGTGATACACATGTCATGGTGGTGTACTCAGAGATAGGAGGcctcaaatcttatttttacAAGCCACTTTTTCGGGCCTTAAACACACATCCCCAACCGGGCTCCTATACCATGTTAAAAATTTGGATCGAGGGTGAGCCCATGTTATATGGGCCTAACACATGTGGGTTTACTTGGCAATGGAGGAAAGCCCATCTAACTCAAAAGCTTAAGCCAATGAGTTGGACCTCCCCCATGCCGTATAAACCACGcactttctttctattttttcaatGTTGGACTTTGTGTGAGTTCCAACACAAACAAAAGACAATgcccaagaaaaacaaagccATGCGAGCTTTTtgtccaaaacggacaatattggtTTGCACTGTTTGGGCTAGATTTTCTAACAATGATAGAGGTTGCATATATTTATGCCATCCCTGAAGTGACTTGACATACAACCGATAATATACCACACAAAATGTCACTACAATGTGCTAATCAAATAAACTAGTAGCCATACAAAAATTCTCCTATATGAACCAACTTTGGGAACTGGTTGTTGGAGAATTGGTTTAAAGTCGTGATCCCTAGAAAACTAGTTGTCGGGATTGACCTCTCCAGCAACTAGGTCTATGGTGAAATCCTCCATCAATTGTAGTAAAAAATTGGAGCCCATATCCCCATTGTAAGATAGTGTCCGCTTTCCCAAGTCCAATTATATGCCAAACTAATTAGAGAGCTTACATAGTCTTCTTTTTCAGGGATCACGACTTTCAAACACATCTTACTAAGTTAATGTTACATATAAGTTACATACAAGCTTATAGCatgtttattaaatatttattttagcgACTTGAGACTTTACTAAACAAATTCTTCCTAACTTGTGGGCCGGGTCAACCAAGAGTCACACAGTCACACATGTACAACCTACATTCAAGCTAAACAACCTCTCCCTAATACATTTTCTAAGCAACACCAATGTACTCTCTTGCCCAAACCTGACAATGGTTATGAGATTTATCCACTTTTCCAAGTTCAACTCCAAGCCCAACCCATTTGTAAGGTATTGTATGATATTCGAAATCCAAACCCAACCCATAtgatgagatcccacatcggCTATGAATGGAAGGAGCGGCTAGTAGATAAAGAGTTCACACAACCTAACACAGTATGATTGGTCTTTTGGGCCTAAGTGAGGACGTTGGGCTTGAAGGAGTGAAGAAGTGAGGGCTTTGGCCCAAAGCACACAATATCATACTATTGTTGGGCTTGTGGGCCACGCCGAATCTATCCAAAGTCCAACTCAATTTGTCGGAAGGTATAAAGACCTTCATCACCATCACAAGGCTTCAAGAGTCGTCTAAGACTCATGGGTTTAAAACACGTCTTAATAAGTCAGAAACTCATAGGCTTAGAACTTTTGTCAATAGTATATGTATGGAAGCTTGGAATAGATCATCTGCTAGTGTCAATGTGGATATCAAGCACTGTTTTTATCGCAATAGACTTGTTTGATTATTTTTCCTTGTCAAATGTTAGAATGCTACTGATTTTAACAAGAAAGGAAGATATAAGTCAGTACCTCTTGCGCTTGCTCTTTGGAGTAGTAGAAGATGAAGGATTATTATGCCAGTTCCTTTTTCTTTGGTTAATGAACcagttaaaaatatttaaattttcataGATAAATTGATAAGagcaaaatgattaaaaaataattattattttagttGAGAGTAGTTTAGACATATCAACCCATATCTTATATTATCGTTTTGTCTAATAATAAACCAAACATTGTATTGTATAAGAATTATACTATACAAACTTAATAgcatatttttttcaaacactggATGAGATTAAATTGTACATCAACTTATACAATGATTAAcaaaattatactatcttaCATGGAGctccaaatggagcataatagtattattttttaattattttgtataagagtattaattaataattactgATAAGTAAAGTAAAGTaagatttaattttataatcaaCCAATAAAGTGTTAGTAATTTCATAAAATACCTCCACACTTTTAAACCCTAATCCTACATTGAACAATCAATCATCACATGCGTTCCACGGAGTAATTAAGCCTCCCAAAAAATTCATTTTCAGACTCACAACAATTTTCATTTGAGTCGGGTCATTAAGCCGGGTCGCCACACACAACAAAGCccaatagaaaaataatataagcaAGTACAAATTGTCATAGAATTATTGAGATAATATAAGCAAACACGAGTTATTATTCCAAGTATATATGTAAGCAGTCCACACCCCAGCTGTTGTAACAGCTATATGGTTACACACCAAGGTTTTATTCCAAATTTATAGAAACCACAAGCATACATACATAtctatatagatagatagatggcGAGTGGCAACACCATAGCAACTTCCTCCTCctgcaatttggaacaaaaAAGGTATTTTAATCCTATGAATGCATGCAATATTTTCAATCAAATTAAGGGGAGTTCCTGAGTGTGCATGACAACTTTTGCAAGCAAATCTTGTTTTCCAAGAAACTTACAATAGGGGACAATTTTCCAGAGCTGGTTAGGTGCACCACCATTCCACTTCCACATCTGAACTGTAGAGCAATCGTTGACAATCCCATCTTTAGCATCCAAATTCAGCTGAACATCCTTAATCATCCAGGCAGGACTATAACCATTACCCCAGGAAGATCCATCCGTCCAAAGTAGAGCCTGGTCAAGATTACAGGAGTTGATGTTCGCCAGCTCCACCTGCGAGCAAATGATGAAATTGAATACAAGTGGTGGATTCTCATATAACAAAATAGAGCACGCTAGCTACCCATACataacataatatatatatatatatatatatatatataatagagcGCGCTAGCTTGGTCATTAATAAAGCTTAGTCAgtaaaaaagaaatatggaTTCAAAGGAAAAAAGTAATTAAGTAAGCTGCTGCAGTATTGATTCGTACTGGTTTACCCTCTGCAGAATGTTTCAGGGCCTGACCAGTAGCTTTATTAACTAGAGCAAATGCTTTGCGGCCATGTGTGTCCACCTTTCCCTGGGCATATTTCTCATCCTTGCGCCAGTGCTGCAACAACAATTTCATAAATTGACATACACATCAGAACAGAATGCATGTTGATTAagcttagatttctaaaaaaaaaacaaaagaaatagatCATTAATTGATTTGGAACCCAAAAATCATGAGCTGTAAATTTTGGTATTCATACAGACCTGACATTCACATGAACCAGCGCGAGCAAAAACCACCTTGCCATTTCTGATGGTTAAGTTGTAGTTGGGGTCTTTCATGCAGATCACCTTGACATCATCCATGGTAGTAACTTTGTAAGGAGATATTGGACAGGCTGCCAATACAACGAAGTAAACAGTTAGGACATTGTAGGCTTCGTAGGTTCATGACGGTTAGATGGACACGATAAACATAAATATGATAATACTAACTTGATTATACATACATTTATGTATAAAAGAATTTATTGAAATGAAGGCAACGAAAGCAAAGCAGAAGAGTGAAAAGAACGACCTATATGGAAATAACCGAATTTGAAATGGCTTGAAGAGGGTAGGAGGCACGAGGGTCTATATATAGTAAGcgattgtaatttttttgtacATGGGGTCCGAAATAAtttataagaaattatattCTTCTTGTACGTGGGGCCCAAAATAATTTATGAGAAATTATATTtggttctttttaaaaaaatttttaatAACCGAGGAACTTCCCAACTCAGCGTTATGGAAATGACCTAATATGAAATGGCTTGAAGAGGTTAAGAGGCATGAAGGTCTATATATAGTAGGCAACCTGTAATCTTCTTGTACGTGGGGCCTGAAATAATTTATGAGGAATTatatttgttccttttttccTTGATAACCGAGGAACTCCCCAGCTCAGTGTGGTACTTGTACTCGTAACCTTCTTGTACGTTGGGCGTGAAATAATTTATGAGGAATTATATTCGATTCCTTTCATATATAATTTAAGAAAAATTATATTCGGTTCTTTGGCGACTTGTAATCTTCTTGTACGTGGGGCCCGAAATAATTTATGAGAACTTATATTCGGTTCTTTTCATAATTAATTCAAGAGGAATTATATTCGTTTTTTTGACGACTTATAATCTTCTTGTACGTGGGGCCCAAAATAATTTATGATGAattatattcaatttttttttgaaaaccgaAGGACATCCCAGCTCAGTGTGGTACTTTCTGACACCTGAGTCACATCCAAACCCTCGGGCCGCCAACCCACTCTCGCAAATGTTTCTGatttacaaaatatttgatgtCAATACAATCTTATGTTAACCAATAGATGAATTCAAtagaatataaaattataacaaATTAAGTTATAATTATATTccaattaaaaatatgattttaatttaaGAATACTTGATAACTAATATATAATATCAACAGGCGAGATGAGACCAAAATGTACGTGCTGAAAATGTTCTCAATAATGGGTCAAAACGATTGACTACTCTTTGTAGTAATTTTATAAAAGATGAATGAATATCAGAccaattaggaaaaaaaaaattataaaatatataataaaatagtaAAACCCAAAATTAAATATAGAAACTCAAAAAAGTATAAATTTATGTGAAGTCTGTATTAATAAAAaacggaagcactacacatcgataaaataaacatgtggcatgctTATGTGGCTTTTTTATTaaggtttgtttattttttttaaatttatgtggcatgcctatctGGCTTGCCACCTTGATTATGCAACTTtatggatggaaaaattattgacatatatcattttggaataaaaaaaagtaaggcaaaagaagaagagacgCAAACAAAGAATATgacatacaaatataaataatatttaatatcgAATATAAACGTATTGGGATTCCTTATCctgtttaaaaaataataataataaaagatcagGTATCGGCAGGGTTATCATGTAGTCATGTTATTTTGCT
Protein-coding regions in this window:
- the LOC119997870 gene encoding protein FAR1-RELATED SEQUENCE 5-like, giving the protein MNVISDKGNLTPEIGLEFNTLDEAWNYWIDYGKHMGFSVRKAFVNKSKKDGRVTTRGFVCSKEGVRRVDQRQLSPDSHRDETRTNCPVKLSLSLVQDSGKYRVYEFVADHNHLLHLANTTYMMRSQRNISEVQGFEIDLACSAGIKLKKAHELMSRQAGGRSNLGFTKDDQKYYLRTKREKDMEYGEAGSILREFIA
- the LOC119997928 gene encoding ricin B-like lectin EULS3, with product MDDVKVICMKDPNYNLTIRNGKVVFARAGSCECQHWRKDEKYAQGKVDTHGRKAFALVNKATGQALKHSAEGKPVELANINSCNLDQALLWTDGSSWGNGYSPAWMIKDVQLNLDAKDGIVNDCSTVQMWKWNGGAPNQLWKIVPY